GAAAAAAATTGAGTCATGGCATAACTTTCATATAACTACAGAATGTTTCGAATTTTGACATTTTATCTACCTATGGAAGGCTAGAAAGTGCATAATGAGATACACCAATGACTTGTGATACTAGCCATCTATAGATGGTTCAAATTCCTAGCCACCTTCACTTGCATTTCTGCTATAAAATAGTGGAATCCTGGTGAACCAAACCATCTTATCATTGTTTATACAACTATTTGAGAAATATCAAGCGGTTGTCACCACTAAGATTCAAAACCTGAATCTCTCCAAAGTGGAGAGAAATACCAACTAGCTGAGCTATGGCTGGTTGGCCATTGTTTATACGACacaaatacaattttttttattactagAAAGATATTCCAGTAATTGAGGTCGAGAAAAGAATTACTCTATTTTTATAAGGAGTGTGTAGGAAAATAGAATATTTGTTTACTTATGGAAATCAAAGAATTTAAGaaataagaattattgaagttaGTAACATTAATAATATGCTCACAGGACTTACCATGTTTCCTGGATGACCCCAGTGCACGAGCCAATCAGGAAGATTCCATGTCTTTATAAGCTCGACAAAAGGATCAAATATAGATCTCACAGTCCCAGCTGTTGTTTACATAACATCATTTCTATCTGTTCAGAGTGGCAACTAGCAGAAAAAGCTAAATAGGGATGATATGGTTTAAAATTGGAAAATGATGTCAGTTTAACATAAATTGATCATAcctataatataatgtaatgtgATACCTACTGTAAAATGTGTTTATGTGTCAATAACAAAATAACCTGTGAAAATAAGAACCTATATTTTTAGGCCTTAGATTCTGAAACACATTGTGCGAAACAGTCCACATGCCTCAGACATCATACAGATTGTCAAAGAACTGcttttatccaagaataacttGCCAGAAGGTATGCCCAATATTCCAAGAAAAACTTGCCAGAGGGCAGAGAAGTCTGACCTAATCTGGTTACAGAGAACTACATGGCATGCATGACAAACATAATGCTGTATGGAATGTCTTCCAAAGCATACagactatttatttattaaaaaaatcttgTTATATAGGAAATTTGAATATTAAGAAACAGAATATATCAGAGATGTTATGTGAGGTGCTTTGGGAGCAGTGACTCTGCTTGTGTAACTTGTAAGTTCATAGGACCAAAATCTTGCCCGTAATTAAGGTCATGTTTCATATTGTTAtagtttttattctttttatattaCACATTAGTGAAATACCATGAAGATTGATGTTGAAGATAACATTGTCCTAAAATTTTTGCTATCCACTTTTGTTTTTGCTGTTTTTTGAAAGCAATAACCTTTGCTACCAAAAAGCTCAAAACATTTTACAAGCAATTGCAGTAAACATTTGCTGTGCATGATACATGGATGGCCTGTGAGTATGGATTGGACCTCATTGGTTCAACCCCCAACCTGATCCTGACTCTCGTTGATACAACAGTGTTCATTAGGCCTCTTTCCATGCATTAAAGCACCAATAACTATCTTTCCAAATAAGCTTGGGAGATTTATGGCaataatatataaattgatTTAATGAAGACAGACTCCACTAGAATCATCCTTTAATGtaaaaaatctaaaatgaaTCTTATAGAAACCTTTCaaggtgaatcaattctttgCAAACATGAGTATCAGCTAGACCTCTTGCAATGCATCAAATCACCAATACCCTTATCAAATTTTTCATTTCCAAATTAGCTTGTGACATCTATGGAAACAAAACCTATAGATTGATTTGGCGAGGACCAACTCGACTAGATTCATCCTCTACCTTTAAGAACCTTCTGAAAAATATAATTACTGGAATCTATCCATGTTTCTGCCCGTGTGAAGTCCTTGTAAAGCCTATGAATCACATGTTCTCTTCTCACATTCCATCAAAACATTAATGCCTCACCCACTTTCGATCCACATGTCACTCCTTCAAAGTTTTTGTATCTTATACTATACCTACTGAGACTAAAAGGAAAAAATGCAAAAATCATACCAAAGCTATTGTCACGATGATCTTTTATTTTCATctattcaagaaaaaataaaggaatCGTTCCCAAGAAATGACAGCTTGGAAGATATCAGATGGAAGAAGCAAACACCAAGAGAAcaatcaaagaaaaattagCATCCTCCATCACTGTTGGAATAATAAAGAGTACAAAGATTCCAAAGGGTAAGGATAGATAGTGTTAACTAATTGTCTTAATACTCGAGTGCTTTACTTATCACACTGAGGAAGGAGCAGAAACCAACTTCAAGCACCAAATTATTGGAATCCTAGATCCATATTAGACTATAATATGCAATATAAATTGATAAGCCAACGATTTGCTTAACTATTTTCCTACTTTTCGTTTGCATTTTCTCTGGATTGAAATTTCTAAGTCAAGATTGATTGCATGTATCTTGATTTAGCACTCTGTTTAATAATCAATATTAGGACCTATAGTGTCTGTTTTAATCGGTCGAAGAAGAAAGCAAACTGTAGCTGTTGCAAGGTTGAGTATGCTGGCCTTTCATGCAAGCAATACTTAAAATGTTACTTTACCATTGGAGTTTGCGTTCTTCTGGAGAAACACAAATTTAAATGACGGACTAGAAATGCCAgatattattttatcaaaatattggcTTTCGCGTTTGGGCCATTGTTGATTTTGTGTTTTTATTTCTCTACAAATTAGCGAAATAGCACATGGAGATTGATGTTGAAGATAGCATTTGCAAAAAAACCACTGCAGTTCCTTGCTTTTATTCTACGCTTTTTGAAAGCAGTAATTATTTGCTACCAAAAGCTCTAAAGATTTTCAAGCAATCTAAAAAAGCAACAGGGTTTCATCATATACTATTCAATCtacttcatttttcttcttgcgTTTTCgacaacaaaaacagaaaataaaagcAACACCTACCAGACTCAAGTTCTTAGGTCCAGGTCCAGGTCTACAGGTCCAAAGGAACCCAAGCTTCTCTAAAATAGATATGCTTCAAAGAAGAACACAAGGATGCAGAACCGTCCGATCTTGCATCCAAGCGCTCGAATCAAAATGAAATTAACTGCACTTGTATCATCATTTAAACTCTCATCTACTCACCTCCGGGGAGCAAGGCAGCCAGCAGGAGAGGATAAGGCGCCACCGAGTACAGGAGCGTCTCCCCCCCacgttcctcctcctcctccttctcttccaccTCTCCTAagttcctccccttctctttccTAGCAGCAGAGGAGGCAGCAACAATGAGAGGAAGAGGCCTTGTACTTCTTCCGAGCAAAGAGGGAGTTGTGATGAGTGTTCctgagagagggggaggagtTAGTCTCTGGAATTTGGTAGGAAGTGGGCGGAGAGTGGAGCTGGCCGTCAGCATTTCCATCTCTTCGTGGTATCTTGCACTGATGGAGCTTGATCTTGGGAGCGTTAGGAGATAATAAAGAGAAGGGAACACAGAGTAGAAGGGGCAAAGGGCGTTCACTCGGAGAGCGTGGAAGAAGAGAAGCCAAGTGCATCAAGGCTGATGGCAGGATGATGAACGCAACTGGATTGGAGGTCGCGTGGGTGTCGCTTGGCTTCCACACTCCCACCCTATCGTGGGGAAAGTTCGAATGGTGGTCTCGTTGGGTCCACGTTACCGTTTGGGCTTGGATCCTGAAGGAGGCCAAACCCTACAAAACTGGCTCGAGGTTTGTATGTTTGGAAGCTCTAATAAATTATCTgtaaaaatttgatttttcatatctgaatagaaaaaaaataattttttattaagatttttttaataaatattttttaaaaattcaaataatttgtGTGAATATACTCTTAaaacttatatttattttttatcttcataaaatattatttttgcacaaatgcctcTAATATAACGATTCTTCTAATACCATTAATAactaccatatttattttaattaaaaataaaataaaattttgaaaaattatttttttgtccccTCTCGCAATCGTCTTActtctttttgcacatctacccaGTAAAgacattttagtcattttaatttgaaaccgttaattttttaatagtATTAAATGGAGTGGGTACATACGCAAAAACAAGGattaaaaaaaggataaaataacaaaacaagtgttttatgaaggtatacatgtaaatatttattttggaagaatattaatacaaaattcgatatttagaagaatATCATGTAAAAAAATCCTTTTATTATGATTAAATATCCCTCCTATTGCATCAGCTGTTGTTGGGGCGAAGAATATTTTGGCCAATTAAGTTATCAATGCCATGTGCTAGAGCTATCAATGTCGTTAGTAGTTTAAGTTGCTTCTTTGTAGATTTTAGGATCACGGATAATCCTTTCAAAGGCATGCccaatttcatttctttttttggttttttaatTACAGGATCAACAACTCCATTAGTAAAAAGAGTCAATAACTTATATATATTAAGATGAGCACAAGGAGATATGCAGCAGAATAAAAagtttatttgttttttcatggTGCCTGCCgtatatgatttttgttttgggagTAATAAATTTCTTTCACTACATGTACCATATAGCTAGGTTATAACTGCTCATTTTTGTGAGCCCCATTCATAAGCGCCCGTCACGGTACATGTCCATAGGGACGAGCGGCCTAGCGGCTGCAAGCACGGCGATGCCGGTGCAGGCCCTAATTTTTCGGCATGCGGGTGCCTGGCTGATGGTTCAGGCTAACCAGGGCCGAGTCACGGAAATTGACTCGCTGGACTCATGATCTGTGGTCGGAAAAGGCGCGGTAGCGGCCCAGTTTTTCCTTCCATTATTCCTTGGTAAAAAATATCGGGGTTTTGTCTGCGCCTCCAAACCCTCCTGTGTTCTTGCTTCAAAAGCTAGGGTTTCTTTTTTGGCGGCTTCGGACACTGAGGAATCCAGCAAGCCTCCTCCGTCTCCGGCCACCCTACGTTCCCAACGTCGGTGTGCGATTCCAGGTACAGATTCTCCCTTCTCTGtcccttctgtttttttttttttttgatatctcATATTTTGTAGGCCGGATTTCGAATTTATTCCCGCCTTTTGTACGATTTCAGAGGGTTTGATCATGTTATAGAGCCCGTTTTATTCGTTCAGTTGCATGATTTTCCGAGAAAGTTGCTATTTTTTGATCCGATGAAGCTCTCGCTTGATCATGTTGGCCATGACAGAGCATCAAGTAGTGAATGTTTCGTTATTTAACTGATAGTTGAATAAAGTtgcgattttttttaattagatgaaatTTTTTCTTGAGCAGATTGGCAAATGAGAGCATCAAGTGgtgattatttttcttttcttttcttttttcttctttgagagATTCACGTAGTGGATTTTTAATTGTTAAGCTGACAGTATTATTCGAAGAGAATGTTTTCCATATTTTGTGGGTTCTTGTTCAGTCGTAGAGTTGTGGATCATCAGCAGAAAAATATTTGCTCGAACATTGGTGGGTTGAATCTGAATAGTTTAGCGTAAAAATACATCAATTTGCATATGCTTATGTTTAATGTATAGTATATGGCTGCTTCTCTTCTGTTTAAGATGGTATTGGAAAAATTTGGGGTCCTTTAGTGTTACAATGTTCTTGACATCACTAACACAGGGTCTGTGTTTCTACCTGGCCTTTTATTTGGTAGGGGATATTACAGATGTTGAAGGATATGTGTGACGTGATCACTTCTGATTTTTTAGAAATAAAGGTTTGATTGGAATTTATGTCTGTCTTTGAAATTTTAAAGAACTAACGAAGCTCCACAGCTGCTTGTAGATTTTAGGATCCCGGATAATCCTTTCAAAGGCTCGCccaatttcatttctttttttggttttttaaaTACGGGATCAATAACTCCATTAGTAaaaaaagtcaataacttatatatatatatatatatatatttatatatatattatgatgaGCATCAGAAGAAATGAGGCAAAATAAAAAGTTTATAGTATTTTTCTGGTGCCTGcaccatatgatttttgttcggCCCGGCTGGGTGTGGGAGAAATTATTTTCTGTAGTACATGTAGCATATAGCTAGATTAAAGCTGCTCATTTTTGTGAGCCCCATTCATAAGTGCCTGTCACGGTGCATGTCCACAGGGACGAGTGGCCTAGTGGCTGCAAGCACGGCGATGCCAGTGCAGGGAAATAGAACTTGATAGAACTTGATATAAAGCATTTTTCTTGTTAGAAGGAAACATCCTTGTGGGATGTAAAAACTGGGCCGAAATAAAGCATTTTTTAAGAAGGAACTTGATATAGGAAACATCCTTGTTAGAAGGAACTTGATATAAAGCTTTTTTCTTGTTAGAAGGAAACATCCTTGTGGGATGTAAAAACTGGGCCGAAATAGAACTTgatataaaccatttttcttgttaGAAGGAACCTTCAAGTGTCAATTTTGATACTGCCTCTTTTCCTAGGAGGCAACGATGCCTCATACATAGGGTAGTGTTTGTAGCTTTGTGGAGGTTTAGCCTATGAGCTAAGTAAACCAATGTTATCTCAAAAGGGCAATCCTTGATTGTTAGTTTTTTAAAGTTATTTTCATTTAAAAGCTTCTTCCTTTATCCATTGGGTGCACTAAATGATTGTTAGTGAGATTTGCCTTGCATGAAAtactattttattctttttcctgaactctctttttaaaaaaatcctttaccatttgtttttcttttctataggtTTATTGATATCATGCTATTGTTATTTTGTAATTTCTGACTTTTTTTGCACATTTGCTTCATTACCATGTTGATGTAATATCTTTTATCCTTCTTCATATTCCTTAGGAGTCTTCAGAGAGATAGGATGCTGTAATAGTAAGTGATGAAATTTTAGAttgcccaaatatgtcatagtTTTTTAACTAGTTGTTTAGATATGCAAATTGTCAAAGGTCTTCTTGAGTGTTTTTCTGGTTTGCGAGAAAATAGAGCTTTATGATAATGCATTTCCTATGTTATTGAAATCTTTCATTTTTCTGAGATGGGTATCAAATTTCATTTTGTTAAGTGGTTTTAGCTGCAAATGTATTGAACactaaattgtttttttttttgcactttTTGGGAGTATGTTGCATTGAAATAACTCTGGTAAATTCAGCATATTAAAAACTGAATTTCACTTTTTAACTAACATATAATGCACAATAATACCATTTCATGGTCTAAGCTTTATTCATGGTGGCGACGGCAATTTGTAGAATGTAGCTAGCTCTATAAGGAGTTGATCCGATTTTGGAACCTGAACTTTTCTTGTCCTCTTTtgtcttgatctatcttttttTGTTCATAAT
Above is a genomic segment from Phoenix dactylifera cultivar Barhee BC4 chromosome 2, palm_55x_up_171113_PBpolish2nd_filt_p, whole genome shotgun sequence containing:
- the LOC103697213 gene encoding uncharacterized protein LOC103697213, encoding MEMLTASSTLRPLPTKFQRLTPPPLSGTLITTPSLLGRSTRPLPLIVAASSAARKEKGRNLGEVEEKEEEEERGGETLLYSVAPYPLLLAALLPGAGTVRSIFDPFVELIKTWNLPDWLVHWGHPGNMAVVLFAMGGYGTYLGFRIRLSKDADEKAKAKDLHPKLLGGMFFFFALGATGGITALLTSNKPIFESPHAVSGFIGLSLLTVQSILPVLFEENPGMRTVHGLLGSSIMTLFLIHSALGLQLGLSF